The following coding sequences lie in one Microbacterium sp. XT11 genomic window:
- a CDS encoding response regulator transcription factor has translation MSTEHPDLRRPDGSPLRILAVDDEQMLTDLLAMALRMEGWEVRTASSGLEALQVAREFEPDALILDIMMPDLDGMAVLKRLREAGNLVPVLFLTAKDAVSERVAGLTAGGDDYVTKPFSLEEVIARLRAIIRRTGHATADDGQSILRVADLSLNEDSHEVMRDGTEIELTATEFELLRYLMRNERRVLSKAQILDRVWSYDFGGKSSVVELYISYLRKKIDAGRTPLLHTVRGVGYMIKAPQ, from the coding sequence ATGAGCACCGAGCATCCCGATCTGCGCCGTCCTGACGGCTCTCCCCTGCGCATCCTCGCCGTCGACGACGAGCAGATGCTCACCGACCTTCTCGCCATGGCGTTGCGCATGGAGGGCTGGGAGGTGCGCACCGCGTCGTCCGGTCTCGAAGCACTCCAGGTCGCGCGCGAGTTCGAGCCGGACGCCCTCATCCTCGACATCATGATGCCCGACCTCGACGGCATGGCCGTGCTCAAGCGGCTCCGGGAGGCAGGCAACCTGGTGCCGGTGCTGTTCCTCACCGCGAAGGACGCCGTCAGCGAGCGGGTCGCCGGACTCACGGCCGGCGGTGACGACTACGTCACCAAGCCGTTCAGCCTGGAAGAGGTGATCGCACGGCTGCGCGCCATCATCCGCCGCACCGGGCACGCCACGGCCGACGACGGCCAGTCCATCCTGCGCGTCGCCGACCTCAGCCTCAACGAGGACAGCCACGAGGTCATGCGCGACGGCACCGAGATCGAGCTCACCGCCACGGAGTTCGAGCTCCTCCGCTATCTCATGCGCAACGAGCGTCGCGTGCTGTCGAAGGCGCAGATCCTCGACCGGGTCTGGAGCTATGACTTCGGCGGCAAGTCCTCCGTCGTCGAGCTGTACATCTCGTACCTGCGCAAGAAGATCGACGCGGGGCGAACGCCGCTGCTGCACACCGTGCGCGGCGTCGGCTACATGATCAAGGCCCCGCAGTGA